The genomic interval CTCCCGTGTTATCTGAATGTTGGCCTCTATTTCTTCGTTCACCTGAAAATTCAAAAGCGAATCGATCGAAAATTGAGCTTCAATCACTGCGATTTGGAtcggaaaaagaagaagaagaaagctcTATTACCTGATCAAGCATGACCTTCAGGGATGAGATTGGTACAGTATCGCTCTCGAATCCCTCCATTTCCcccaatctctctctctgtttttcaattttcgcgCTTTTATCATGTTCATTCTTGTGCACTGCACACGTGACATTGTGAGAAAACTCCCATTTCTTCCGAGACTTCTGAGAAAACCAACTCAAGTATGTAGTGGTCATTTGCACAACAGTCAAGTCTCAACATTTCTTTTTCTGTATTCTAACAAGGGATTGCCTTTTGAAATGATCTCGCTGTCACATCTATCTTGTTAAACAATTATGTATATTAGGCAAGTGAGAGAAAAAAATCCTCCTTGTAAGGTTCCTAATGCATTTGTGTAATCGACGTGACATTCGTGTGCTAATGCAATATATCAAGCAATCAAAAGCAAAGGGGTAGatccaaaaagaaaactaaaagaacttgttgaagttgaacatttttttatacaagaaaagaaaattacaaACTGAATCCCCGGGACATCCAGAATTAACAAGATCAAATACAACGACATTAGAAGCCTCAAAGAAAACTTGATCAATCTATAATCTCGCATGCAAGGTGTGACCGAGATTCGCACTAGTATTGATGTTGAACAGTTGTAAAGACTAAAGAGCAACAAGCACTCGATGAAACGAACGCAAAGTTGACGTTCAATTCAAGTAACCCAGAGAAAACAAATACCCACGATGATGGCAATGACGTGGCGGTCAATTTCAGGATAACTAACTAATTACCCAGAAATATAAATACGACTAAATCAGCCTCCACAGTTTTACTGTGGTTTGCAGAATTTGAAAGTTGAACCACTCCAAAAACCCAGTCGTCTCCTCCAAACTTAAGCCAGAGCTGAAACCCTCCATTCTTTCCGACCAGCCATGGAAGCAATCCGGAAGCTCAGAGATCAGGTCGCGAAACAGCAGCAGGTActactctctttctctctcgaTTTCATTTCACTTTGGAAATAGATTCAACGAAGAAGAACGATTCTTGTGCGAATCAAAACAATCTGATTCTCTGTAATCGAATCTGTTTGTGAATCAATTTGTATGATGAATCGGCGTAGATATGAGATTGATAATCAGCTTTCTTGTTTTGTAAGCGGGCTGTCAGTTGATTCAGCTCAAACTCGGAGTCGGAATTCGAATCATGTTGTTGCTATTTACGAGCTGATTAGGGTTAAATTTCACTAAATATGTGTTATTTATTGTTGGCATACATTGTACTTGGTTAATTAGAAAGTGAAGCACAAAAGAAAGGTGGCTGAAGAAGATATCTTTTTACCTAAAAGTGTCCAAGATTAGGCTTTCTGGGGTTGACATTTTTGTTTTCGGAACATTTTAGATACTTAAAATCAGATGGTTATTGAATTTTAATGCTTAGTGAGTAGTGGCTCAATGAGTCGATGGTATGTTGTTGTGATTTAGAGACCTCTGACGAATTTTTCCAGGCTGTATTCAAACAATTTGCTGGTGGTATGTATGGAAGCTCGGATAATGTTGTCGACGAAACAGAACTCCAGCAGCATCAGAAGCTCGAGAAATTGTTCATATCAACTCGTGCTGGCAAGGTTGGTACTCTTTTCTAAACTTAGGGGTGATGATAGGTTAACATTACCTCTTTGTCTTATCTTGTTTTCTCTCTGACAGCATTACCAAAAGGATATTGTGCGTGGTGTGGAAGGTTATATTGTAACTGGTTCAAAGCTAGTTGAAATAGGTGACCTTCCTGTAAAATTTGTTTCATGTTCTTTATTGCACATTCAGATACAATTTCAGGTTATTTTATGCATTTTGTGAATACAACATTGTCCACAGGTACCAAGTTATCAGAAGATAGTAGGAAATATGGTGCCGAAAAAACTTGCACCACTGGTAACACATTATCCCGTGCTGCACTGAGTTTTGGAAGAGCTCGTGCCCAAATGGAAAAGGAGTGTGGAATTCTACTGAAAGCCCTTGGCACACAGGTATAGCAATAGTTAATACTGTGGGCTCGAAGCAAAAATCAAATGCACATTCCAGAGTCAGTAGATAGAATATAAACTCACACAAGCTGATTATTAGTGTCCTTTATTAGGGTGCTTTTGATTTTCTGGAATAATTTACATAATACATAATGTCAACAACTGGACTATCATTCCCGTGTTTTATATGCCTTCcatgaattttagatattacCATGAGAAACATTTTTAGCAGCTGGTTGGATAGTGGTTTTCCTTGTTACTAGTTAGATGTGCTGTGGTTGGAGATTGCTCTGTTCACCCCTCATTAAGGAAAGGAACTGATGGGTATCAGTTTAAGATCTTGTGAAATGTACTTGTGAAGCTAGATAATATCTTCTGGAAACTTATTGTTGCTTGTGTCTGTTTCCAGAGATATTGTTCTTAAGCCCATGTCATCCTACATGCTTGTATAATTACATTTTTCTATGGTAATGAACTTATTAACTTGTTTTCTCTAGGTTGCAGAGCCGTTAAGAGCGATGGTAGTCGGTGCACCTTTGGAGGATGCTCGACATCTTGCTCAAAGATACAGTAGAATGAGACAAGAAGCTGAAGCTCAGGTAAATGACCAGCATCTTCTGTTTCCTGTCTACGAATATGGATAAAGTTTAATATTTGCTTACATAGTTGGCGGATATGCTGGATATATGTATTCTATTATTCTATCGCTGCTTTTTGACCCCAACTGCCTTTGTGACCATTTTATAGGAACAGTTTCAAATTGCATGCTTCTAACTTGATGCTTTTCAAAATTAGATGGGTATCTATATGTAGTTAATGTTGCTTTATGAGTGGCAACTGGGTTCGTTTTACTCCTATATGGTTGTCCTTGTATTCTAACTTGCATCCAGATAGGCTGTTGATGTTGCCAGACGCCAAGTCAAAGTACGGGAATCAGCTGGTAATGTGGATGTAATTATGAAATTAGAAGCTGCTGAAGCCAAACTTCAGGAGCTAAAGTCCAATGTTGCCATATTGGGTAAAGAAGCAGCCGCAGCAATGGCAGCTGTAGAAGCTCAACAACAGAGGTTGACTCTTCAGCGACTTATTGCCATGGTACATCATTCACATCCCTTTCTACTTGAGTGTTTTCTTTTACAAAGAGAAAGGAAATTAACCTTGTGACTGTCATCTTTTTCCCCCTTCCCCCATTCAAGGTTGAAGCAGAGCGCAATTATCATCAGACTGTCCTCCAGATACTTGATCGGCTTGAAGGCGAGGTATGACACATCTTGGACATGTTCTTTCTAGGGCCCCAGTTCATTTATTTCAGAATTACTGCTACTTGTAAATAGAGATGATAGACATTAT from Argentina anserina chromosome 2, drPotAnse1.1, whole genome shotgun sequence carries:
- the LOC126782264 gene encoding SH3 domain-containing protein 2-like yields the protein MEAIRKLRDQVAKQQQAVFKQFAGGMYGSSDNVVDETELQQHQKLEKLFISTRAGKHYQKDIVRGVEGYIVTGSKLVEIGTKLSEDSRKYGAEKTCTTGNTLSRAALSFGRARAQMEKECGILLKALGTQVAEPLRAMVVGAPLEDARHLAQRYSRMRQEAEAQAVDVARRQVKVRESAGNVDVIMKLEAAEAKLQELKSNVAILGKEAAAAMAAVEAQQQRLTLQRLIAMVEAERNYHQTVLQILDRLEGEMLSEHQRIEASPSPAAANTMPPPPSYEEVNHDFTSETHDDSTDVRDYFLGEAMYTFQGVTDVELSLSFGDYVVVRKVSNNGWAEGECKGKAGWFPFNYIERRERVQASKVAAVF